A window of the Desulforapulum autotrophicum HRM2 genome harbors these coding sequences:
- a CDS encoding response regulator, with the protein MPPRILIADDHAIVREGLRVLLERKGLEVPWMAENGRQAVCLAVKFKPDIVIMDITMPNMNGSIATEKIMQALPRTRVIALSMHADRRYIDRMFNAGAIAYVLKDSAFAELFDAIQAVGRGKYYISPSIAKTLADSCTSAPDTPQKCPFGRISPREREVLQLIAEGVKTRQIAERLFVSIKTVEAHRRNIMNKLMISSVAGLTRFAIQEGLVSQGKWHDF; encoded by the coding sequence ATGCCCCCCCGCATCCTCATAGCAGATGACCATGCCATCGTTCGGGAGGGGCTCAGGGTTCTCCTGGAGAGAAAAGGGCTTGAAGTTCCCTGGATGGCTGAAAACGGACGCCAGGCCGTCTGTTTAGCAGTGAAATTCAAGCCCGATATTGTAATAATGGACATCACCATGCCCAATATGAATGGTTCAATTGCAACAGAAAAAATCATGCAAGCCCTTCCCAGAACCAGGGTAATTGCCCTTTCCATGCACGCCGACAGGCGTTACATAGACAGGATGTTCAACGCCGGTGCCATTGCCTATGTGCTCAAGGATTCTGCCTTTGCGGAACTTTTTGATGCCATCCAGGCTGTTGGCAGGGGCAAGTATTACATCAGCCCATCCATTGCAAAAACCCTTGCTGACAGCTGTACATCTGCCCCGGACACCCCCCAGAAATGTCCTTTTGGTCGGATTTCTCCAAGGGAACGAGAGGTCCTCCAGCTCATTGCCGAAGGCGTCAAAACAAGGCAGATTGCAGAACGGCTGTTTGTCAGTATCAAAACGGTGGAAGCCCATCGGAGAAATATCATGAACAAACTCATGATCAGCAGCGTAGCAGGGTTAACAAGGTTTGCCATCCAGGAGGGCCTGGTTTCACAGGGGAAATGGCATGACTTTTGA